The genomic segment GCAATGAAGTTTTCACACGGCCTCTTAAGTCGTGGACTCCTGACCATCTACAATTTAAACAACCGTTCTAACGATTTAACCACAAGGACTGTTAAATTGAAAATTTCCAGGCGCAGTAATACTCCTCTGGATGTGCATCCGGTGGACAGGCAATGCACAAAGTTGAGATCCTTGGATCAATGGTTCTGGCAAATTCGGTATACTCGACGATCCCAACGGATTTGCAGGGG from the Candidatus Neomarinimicrobiota bacterium genome contains:
- a CDS encoding DUF6125 family protein, producing PCKSVGIVEYTEFARTIDPRISTLCIACPPDAHPEEYYCAWKFSI